The Neobacillus sp. PS3-34 genome has a window encoding:
- a CDS encoding Ger(x)C family spore germination protein → MKKFIFYLLLFAPSILAGCWDQRELSQITVVTGMAIDKGENGKYLLNVEGINAQELNNRTASGFAPSIVYGLEGNSVEELSQKMNVAMSRDLIYSHMKTLIIGEKVAEDGMLEFIDYLERDREIRDDFNILVARGVKASDILKVTYQFQKSSPLKLHTQIQSMVKMWGGDPNVRLNDLIEALTSTGRQPVIAAVSIDGDPEKGQSAENMKKVTPDAIVTLDSLAIFDALKLKGYISLNDTRNYLWIEDKLKRTSLTVPCKKGLYFDAKIYNTKTRVDGKINNGSAKISLNVMAEAFLDGTQCPADFSKIKVYKEYEHRVARQIEKNLSYTIKKVQRDYKLDIFGFGEFVRRQDYKNYKAIENHWDEYFSNSQVDVKVVVRLRRTGIRTKSFLTDLKK, encoded by the coding sequence ATGAAGAAATTTATCTTTTATTTGTTGCTATTTGCTCCATCTATACTTGCTGGATGCTGGGATCAACGAGAATTATCCCAAATAACTGTTGTTACCGGAATGGCCATAGATAAAGGTGAAAACGGAAAATATTTACTTAATGTTGAAGGAATAAATGCCCAGGAACTGAATAACCGGACGGCCAGTGGATTTGCTCCTTCTATTGTGTATGGTTTAGAAGGAAATTCGGTAGAGGAACTTTCACAAAAAATGAACGTAGCAATGTCAAGGGACTTAATTTATTCTCATATGAAAACGCTCATCATTGGAGAAAAAGTGGCCGAAGACGGAATGCTGGAATTTATTGACTACCTTGAAAGGGACAGAGAGATACGGGATGATTTTAATATCCTTGTGGCAAGAGGGGTTAAGGCTTCAGATATCCTTAAGGTTACCTATCAATTTCAGAAGTCGTCTCCCCTAAAATTGCATACTCAGATTCAATCCATGGTAAAAATGTGGGGAGGAGATCCCAACGTACGGCTAAATGATTTGATTGAGGCTTTAACTTCTACTGGCAGGCAGCCGGTTATTGCAGCAGTATCCATTGATGGAGATCCTGAAAAGGGGCAAAGTGCTGAAAACATGAAGAAGGTAACACCTGATGCCATCGTGACACTTGACTCACTTGCTATTTTTGATGCCCTAAAGCTTAAAGGGTACATAAGTTTAAATGACACAAGGAATTATTTATGGATAGAGGATAAATTAAAGAGGACTTCTCTCACGGTGCCATGCAAAAAAGGTCTCTATTTTGATGCGAAAATTTATAATACAAAAACAAGAGTAGATGGGAAAATCAATAATGGCAGTGCGAAAATTTCCTTAAATGTTATGGCAGAAGCCTTTCTGGATGGTACCCAGTGTCCTGCAGACTTTAGTAAAATAAAGGTTTATAAAGAATATGAACATAGAGTCGCAAGACAAATTGAAAAAAATTTAAGCTATACGATAAAAAAAGTTCAGCGTGATTATAAATTGGATATTTTTGGGTTCGGAGAATTCGTTCGCAGACAAGATTACAAAAATTATAAAGCAATTGAAAATCATTGGGATGAATATTTTTCAAATTCTCAGGTAGATGTGAAAGTGGTGGTAAGGCTGAGAAGGACGGGAATCCGGACAAAAAGCTTTCTTACAGATTTAAAAAAATGA
- a CDS encoding spore germination protein, which yields MAPINRMRKSRVLKKLGSNNYGIEEKEKEKRLDLKDLRQSMIQSFGNSSDFKVVEGKVRNREGIIFYLESMIDSKTMIVTTSQFFSRAGEEKIWMDSIEDLDHFCKEAFGGSGCQIHSSLDEMILAMIDGAVVVAISGFDHSISVNMGNNEKRSITEPSTQTVIRGPKDGFIESVLTNISLIRRRIKNPKLRFERFIIGTDTRTSVYMGYVHGIANEAIIQEVRNRLEKINVSAVFESGNIEELISDKTFTLFPLALNTERPDTVASNLMDGKIVIMVDGSPFSLLVPAVFVNFFEISEDYYQPFFLGTFLRFIRYLSFMIALITPSVYVGILTFHHELLPTTLLLSIIAQREGVPFPAVVEVLLMEITFEILREAGVRMPKAVGQMVSIVGALVIGQAAAEAGIISNIMIIIVAITAIANFVSPTYSFAAASRLLRFLLILAASVLGLYGVLIVLIFMVAHLCSLRSFGVPYLSPVAPFILGDQKDVFVRFPFWAMKNRPKYLRAESEIKLRRTVSLLLRR from the coding sequence ATGGCTCCAATCAACAGAATGAGAAAAAGCAGGGTTCTTAAAAAGCTAGGGAGTAATAATTATGGAATTGAAGAAAAGGAGAAAGAAAAAAGGCTTGATTTAAAAGATCTGAGGCAATCAATGATTCAGTCGTTTGGTAATTCTTCGGACTTCAAGGTTGTGGAAGGAAAAGTGAGAAACAGAGAGGGAATCATTTTTTATCTGGAAAGCATGATCGATTCAAAAACGATGATTGTAACTACATCCCAGTTCTTTTCTAGAGCAGGAGAAGAAAAAATATGGATGGATTCTATCGAAGATTTAGACCATTTTTGCAAGGAAGCATTCGGAGGATCCGGCTGCCAGATCCACTCCTCGCTGGATGAAATGATTTTGGCAATGATTGATGGAGCTGTTGTTGTTGCGATAAGCGGCTTTGATCATTCCATCTCCGTCAATATGGGGAATAATGAAAAGCGGTCGATAACGGAACCAAGCACGCAAACTGTTATCAGAGGTCCAAAAGATGGCTTTATCGAGTCAGTATTAACCAATATAAGTTTAATAAGGAGAAGAATCAAAAATCCAAAACTTCGGTTTGAACGGTTTATTATTGGAACGGATACGCGAACCTCTGTTTATATGGGGTATGTGCACGGCATTGCCAATGAGGCAATCATTCAGGAGGTAAGAAACAGGCTGGAGAAAATAAATGTGAGTGCCGTTTTCGAGTCGGGTAATATTGAGGAGCTTATTTCAGATAAAACGTTTACCCTATTTCCTTTAGCTTTGAATACGGAGCGGCCTGACACTGTTGCAAGCAATTTAATGGATGGGAAGATTGTAATTATGGTGGACGGAAGCCCTTTCTCATTGCTTGTGCCAGCAGTCTTTGTTAATTTCTTTGAAATCTCGGAGGACTATTATCAGCCGTTCTTTTTGGGGACATTCCTTAGGTTCATCCGCTATCTATCGTTTATGATTGCACTCATCACACCTTCAGTCTACGTAGGCATATTAACCTTCCACCATGAATTGCTTCCGACTACCTTACTATTGAGCATCATTGCTCAACGGGAGGGTGTTCCATTCCCCGCAGTAGTAGAAGTTCTGCTGATGGAGATTACGTTTGAAATTTTGCGTGAAGCGGGTGTAAGGATGCCGAAAGCAGTAGGGCAAATGGTTTCTATCGTTGGAGCACTCGTAATCGGACAGGCCGCTGCAGAGGCAGGAATTATCTCTAATATTATGATTATTATTGTTGCGATCACGGCCATTGCCAACTTTGTTTCTCCTACCTATAGTTTTGCAGCTGCTTCAAGACTCCTGCGCTTTTTACTGATTCTCGCAGCCTCTGTTTTAGGATTATATGGGGTACTGATTGTGCTTATTTTTATGGTTGCCCATTTATGTTCCCTTCGTTCGTTTGGTGTGCCTTACCTGTCCCCTGTTGCTCCATTTATTTTAGGAGATCAAAAGGACGTATTTGTGCGCTTTCCATTCTGGGCAATGAAAAATCGCCCTAAATATTTAAGGGCGGAATCCGAAATAAAGCTTCGCCGGACAGTGAGCCTTCTCCTCCGCCGATGA
- a CDS encoding GerAB/ArcD/ProY family transporter, which translates to MVINHYGNRLYIVSWYRSAGRTSEIFTPYLFGFLFLLTIFLIASGNIDLYQIKPVLAEGIKPVIKTVFPGLIVFPFGELIVFTVILCNVTNSEKVPFVSLLGVGIASFLLIFSSFLMIATLGVDGLQRANFPLLSVAREVSIGNFIERIDAIVVFIMMLGILVKGSVFLFGSLKGMEYVFRLPFRYFAMPSAMLVSFFSIVISVNFADHLQEGLKLVPYYLHLPLQFAVPFILLIILIWKQRKNKNKQTGWKHGSNQQNEKKQGS; encoded by the coding sequence ATCGTTATCAATCACTATGGTAATCGGCTATATATTGTATCTTGGTATAGAAGTGCTGGCCGCACTTCCGAGATATTTACACCCTATCTTTTTGGCTTTTTATTTTTATTAACCATCTTTTTAATTGCAAGCGGAAATATTGACCTCTACCAAATCAAGCCTGTTTTAGCAGAAGGAATCAAACCTGTGATTAAAACGGTTTTTCCAGGATTAATCGTATTTCCGTTTGGTGAATTGATTGTGTTCACTGTCATTCTATGTAACGTGACAAATTCTGAGAAAGTTCCTTTTGTATCGTTGTTAGGAGTAGGGATTGCTTCCTTTCTTCTAATATTTTCATCCTTTCTTATGATTGCAACGCTTGGAGTGGATGGTTTGCAGAGAGCCAATTTCCCGCTTTTAAGTGTTGCGCGGGAGGTTTCGATAGGGAATTTTATTGAACGTATTGACGCCATCGTTGTTTTCATCATGATGCTGGGTATTTTGGTTAAGGGATCAGTCTTTTTATTCGGTTCTTTAAAAGGGATGGAATATGTTTTTCGGCTTCCTTTTCGCTATTTTGCGATGCCTTCTGCAATGCTTGTTTCTTTTTTTTCCATCGTAATATCTGTGAACTTTGCAGACCATTTGCAGGAGGGTCTTAAATTGGTTCCTTATTATTTGCATCTTCCGCTTCAATTTGCGGTTCCATTTATCCTGCTCATTATTTTGATTTGGAAACAGAGGAAAAACAAGAATAAACAAACGGGGTGGAAGCATGGCTCCAATCAACAGAATGAGAAAAAGCAGGGTTCTTAA
- a CDS encoding GerAB/ArcD/ProY family transporter: MLKENLSLTQLLALLVNFLLGSAIVIGVGTEAKNDAWIAISAGSVCGVGILFFYLFFMSRLPGKNLFEIMEFCIGRKLSILLSFIYITYFLYTSSRIIRDFGELMASAIMPNTPIELISLSITMVIGYILYLGIEVLAALPRYLHPIFLAFYFY, from the coding sequence ATGCTAAAGGAAAATTTATCATTGACTCAGCTTTTGGCATTGCTTGTCAACTTCCTGCTGGGAAGTGCCATTGTAATTGGGGTTGGCACTGAAGCAAAAAATGATGCATGGATTGCAATTTCGGCTGGTTCTGTTTGCGGAGTGGGTATCCTGTTTTTTTACTTGTTTTTCATGTCCAGGCTTCCAGGTAAAAATTTATTTGAAATCATGGAATTTTGTATTGGAAGAAAGCTTTCTATTTTACTTTCGTTTATATACATAACCTATTTTTTATACACATCCAGCAGAATTATCAGGGATTTTGGAGAACTTATGGCTTCAGCAATCATGCCAAATACACCAATCGAGCTGATATCGTTATCAATCACTATGGTAATCGGCTATATATTGTATCTTGGTATAGAAGTGCTGGCCGCACTTCCGAGATATTTACACCCTATCTTTTTGGCTTTTTATTTTTATTAA
- a CDS encoding GNAT family N-acetyltransferase: METLTLIKGYQDDTVLRKSFNDLAESVFGIQFEEWYQKGYWTEKYKPYSFLDGKKIVANVSVNRIELLINTEKITALQIGTVMTHPDFRGRGLSRKLIEKVLEDYENKYDLMYLFANQTVLDFYPKFGFKIVNEHLFSMSIQKDSESVNKIIRLDGKNLNDLNFIYQFASKRVPLSNRFAASNTQELLMFYCQYVFSKDIYYIESEEVIAIYQTIGNEVHLYDLISGEEINIECIVQKIAGQETEKIIFHFTPESGSTLQMDIFKSSNTLFVRSGREVVLPEYFKHPITSQA; this comes from the coding sequence TTGGAGACTCTAACATTAATTAAAGGCTATCAAGACGATACGGTTTTAAGGAAAAGCTTTAATGACCTAGCGGAAAGTGTATTTGGCATCCAGTTTGAAGAGTGGTATCAAAAGGGATATTGGACTGAAAAATATAAACCTTATTCCTTTTTAGATGGCAAAAAGATTGTTGCAAATGTTTCAGTGAATAGGATTGAATTACTCATTAATACTGAAAAAATAACGGCTCTGCAAATCGGTACGGTAATGACGCATCCTGACTTCCGCGGCAGGGGATTATCCAGAAAATTGATTGAAAAGGTGCTGGAGGACTATGAAAATAAGTATGACCTGATGTATTTGTTTGCGAATCAGACTGTACTGGATTTTTATCCGAAATTTGGTTTTAAAATAGTGAATGAGCATCTTTTCTCAATGAGCATTCAAAAGGATTCCGAAAGTGTAAATAAAATAATAAGGTTGGATGGAAAAAACCTAAATGATTTAAATTTCATCTATCAATTCGCTTCTAAAAGAGTCCCTCTATCAAATCGTTTTGCAGCAAGTAATACTCAGGAGCTTTTAATGTTTTACTGCCAATATGTTTTTAGCAAGGATATATACTATATTGAATCCGAAGAAGTTATTGCCATCTATCAAACTATCGGAAATGAAGTACATCTTTACGATCTGATAAGCGGAGAAGAAATAAACATAGAGTGTATAGTTCAAAAAATTGCTGGACAGGAAACGGAGAAGATCATTTTCCATTTTACACCGGAATCAGGTAGCACCCTGCAAATGGATATATTCAAGAGCAGCAATACACTATTCGTCCGTTCAGGCAGAGAGGTCGTCTTGCCAGAGTATTTTAAACATCCCATTACCTCTCAAGCATAG
- a CDS encoding sigma 54-interacting transcriptional regulator, with product MNLGIDHIPYKWIEEIINLSAERIVVVDRDGVIRYISTAYCDFLGTTVDFATGRNVQEVIENTRMHIVAKTGQAELAAVHPINGSEMLANRFPLIVEGELVGALGTVMFLNPEEWWDYKRKIQPLLEELKFFKTKYEKELKSKYSFNDLIGSSPAFNTSKKLAERISASQSAVLLLGESGTGKELFAHAIHNNSTRASFPFVPINCASIPEHLLESELFGYEDGAFTGAKKGGKKGQFQVANYGTIFLDEIGDMPLSMQSKLLRVLQEKEIQRIGGQRSYAVDVRVIAATHRNLEKMVEDGTFRKDLYYRLNVIKIEIPPLRMRKEDISLIAANLLKKLEQKFHRQGLQLTDEAIESLELHSWPGNIRELENVLERAINVLDGKNIDLSHLPLYLRDQYIHLDAVEKKGTTWNFTEGSVDKPLLPLKETIAIAEKRSILHAINTAGGNKQLAAKMLQISKTSFYEKCKTYEIQ from the coding sequence ATGAACCTTGGTATTGATCATATACCTTACAAATGGATAGAAGAAATCATTAATCTCTCGGCAGAACGGATTGTTGTGGTCGACCGTGATGGAGTGATTCGATATATTAGTACGGCTTATTGTGACTTCCTGGGAACGACCGTTGATTTTGCGACAGGACGAAATGTTCAGGAAGTAATCGAAAATACCCGGATGCATATTGTGGCAAAAACAGGGCAGGCAGAGCTGGCCGCAGTCCATCCCATCAATGGAAGCGAAATGCTTGCCAACCGATTTCCGCTCATTGTTGAAGGAGAATTGGTAGGTGCACTAGGGACAGTGATGTTCCTCAATCCTGAAGAATGGTGGGATTATAAAAGAAAAATCCAGCCACTCCTTGAAGAACTAAAATTTTTCAAAACGAAATATGAAAAAGAACTCAAAAGCAAGTATAGCTTTAATGACCTGATTGGAAGCAGTCCTGCATTTAATACATCGAAAAAACTTGCCGAAAGAATTTCTGCAAGTCAATCTGCAGTATTGTTATTAGGAGAATCCGGAACCGGCAAGGAGCTTTTTGCCCACGCGATTCACAATAATAGTACACGTGCATCCTTTCCATTCGTCCCTATCAATTGTGCTTCCATTCCTGAGCATTTATTGGAATCGGAACTGTTTGGCTATGAAGATGGAGCTTTTACAGGTGCCAAAAAAGGCGGGAAAAAAGGGCAATTCCAGGTTGCGAATTACGGCACGATTTTTCTGGATGAAATAGGCGACATGCCGCTTTCTATGCAAAGCAAACTTCTGAGAGTACTTCAGGAAAAAGAAATCCAGCGGATAGGAGGGCAAAGATCTTATGCTGTTGATGTAAGGGTGATTGCCGCAACCCATCGAAACCTTGAGAAAATGGTGGAGGATGGAACGTTTCGCAAAGACTTATACTACCGCTTAAACGTTATCAAAATAGAAATTCCGCCGCTTAGAATGAGAAAGGAAGATATCAGCTTAATCGCAGCCAATTTGTTAAAAAAGCTGGAACAAAAGTTTCATCGTCAGGGACTTCAATTAACTGATGAAGCGATTGAGAGTCTAGAGCTTCATTCATGGCCAGGAAATATCCGCGAATTGGAAAATGTACTGGAGCGGGCAATTAATGTCCTTGATGGAAAAAATATTGATCTTAGCCACTTGCCTCTATATCTACGTGATCAGTACATCCATCTAGATGCCGTCGAGAAGAAGGGGACTACATGGAATTTTACAGAAGGCAGTGTAGACAAGCCACTTCTGCCGCTAAAGGAAACGATTGCAATAGCTGAAAAGCGATCGATTCTCCATGCCATTAATACTGCAGGAGGAAATAAGCAGCTTGCTGCAAAAATGCTTCAAATCAGTAAAACCAGTTTTTATGAAAAATGCAAAACCTATGAGATTCAATAG